The following are encoded in a window of Panicum virgatum strain AP13 chromosome 5N, P.virgatum_v5, whole genome shotgun sequence genomic DNA:
- the LOC120675317 gene encoding PR5-like receptor kinase, producing MSGNLRLYASLLFAVTSALAAAASGDVKIAVYWGQNASEGTLRDTCSTGLYAYVNIAFLSTFGDGRAPALNLAGHCDPASGGCASLATDIASCQSAGVKVLLSIGGGALGGYNLSSPSDAQGVALFLWETFLGGTGAAGAARPLGAAVLDGVDFDIEAPSRYYDDLARNLTSLYRRDARGRTYMLTAAPQCPFPDASLAEALGTGLFDHVWVQFYNNPRCQYAPGDVGALRSAWQQWTAGLPSAAVFLGLPASLDAAGSGFVDADTLASQVLPAVEGAPNYGGIMLWSRSYDKDTGFSLKLQGILQNRNNHTGGGTSSDKKKRIYITVGAAVAGVLLLFLLICTCFLCHKKYRSTKPPEEGSKTPPAPKTEPSQPKQRPQRMKRYTDSEVERMTKSYAHKLGHGSNGDVYRGNLRDGRQVAVKVLKNSRGDDKEFMSDVTSIGRISHANVVPLLGFCLHSPTRALIYEYMPNGSLESYAFGNNDSVEENYSLWLYWEKLFDIAIGVARGLEYLHGQGNANIVHLNVKPRNILLDQELCPKISDVGTTNLCHGKESKRSTGDARGRDGYDAPEVVSRKFGAISSKSDVYSYGVVVLEMVRAKRNISVGADTTSKYFAQWLYEHLDQFCNSISDISSETRDLVKKMIIVGLWCIQTAQTSRPSMSRVVEMLESSSIDLELPVRIS from the exons ATGTCCGGCAACCTCCGCCTCTACGCGTCCCTGCTTTTTGCAGTGACGTccgccctcgccgcggcggcctccggCGACGTCAAAATCGCCGTGTACTGGGGCCAGAACGCCAGCGAGGGCACGCTCAGGGACACGTGCAGCACGGGCCTCTACGCCTACGTCAACATCGCCTTCCTCTCCACGTTCGGCGACGGCCGCGCCCCGGCCCTCAACTTGGCCGGCCACTGCGACCCCGCGTCGGGGGGCTGCGCGTCCCTCGCCACGGACATCGCGTCCTGCCAGTCCGCGGGCGTCAAGGTGCTCCtcagcatcggcggcggcgcgctcggcgGCTACAACCTTTCCTCGCCGTCGGACGCGCAGGGCGTCGCCTTGTTCCTCTGGGAGACCTTCCtcggcggcaccggcgccgcgggcgcggcccGCCCCCTCGGCGCCGCGGTGCTCGACGGCGTCGACTTCGACATCGAGGCCCCGTCCCGGTACTACGACGACCTCGCCCGGAACCTGACGTCGCTGTACAGGCGCGACGCGCGGGGCCGGACGTACATGCTCACCGCGGCGCCACAGTGCCCGTTCCCGGACGCGTCCCTCGCCGAGGCGCTCGGCACGGGGCTGTTCGACCACGTGTGGGTGCAGTTCTACAACAACCCGCGGTGCCAGTACGCGCCCGGGGACGTCGGCGCGCTGCGGAGCGCGTGGCAGCAGTGGACGGCGGGCCTGCCGTCCGCGGCCGTGTtcctcggcctcccggcgtcgcTGGACGCCGCGGGCAGCGGGTTCGTGGACGCGGACACGCTCGCGTCGCAGGTGCtgccggcggtggagggggcGCCCAACTACGGTGGCATCATGCTGTGGAGCCGCTCCTACGACAAGGACACTGGATTTAGCCTGAAGCTGCAGGGCATCTTGCAAAACCGGAACAATCACACAG GGGGCGGTACATcttcagataagaaaaagaggaTCT ATATTACAGTAGGAGCTGCCGTCGCAGGCGTGCTGCTGCTTTTCCTGCTTATTTGCACTTGCTTCCTCTGCCATAAGAAATACCGTAGCACAAAACCTCCAGAGGAGGGATCAAAGACTCCTCCAGCTCCGAAGACAGAGCCCTCTCAGCCAAAACAAAGACCTCAGCGTATGAAACGATACACTGATTCAGAGGTTGAGAGGATGACAAAATCTTATGCTCACAAGCTGGGCCATGGCAGCAATGGTGATGTTTACCGAGGCAACCTCCGTGACGGCCGTCAGGTAGCGGTGAAGGTGCTGAAGAACAGCAGAGGTGACGATAAGGAGTTCATGAGCGACGTCACCAGCATCGGCAGAATTTCTCATGCCAATGTTGTTCCTCTGCTAGGGTTTTGCTTGCACAGCCCAACAAGAGCTCTCATCTACGAGTACATGCCCAATGGCTCGCTTGAAAGTTATGCTTTCGGCAACAATGACTCTGTAGAAGAGAATTATTCGCTATGGCTGTACTGGGAGAAGCTGTTTGACATTGCGATCGGCGTCGCGCGGGGGCTAGAGTATCTCCATGGACAGGGCAATGCTAACATTGTGCATCTGAACGTCAAGCCCCGCAACATTCTGCTGGATCAGGAGTTGTGTCCAAAGATATCTGATGTGGGTACCACAAACTTATGCCATGGCAAAGAGAGCAAGAGGTCCACTGGCGATGCCAGGGGAAGAGATGGCTATGATGCCCCTGAGGTTGTGTCCAGGAAATTTGGAGCAATCAGCAGTAAATCCGATGTCTACAGCTATGGTGTGGTGGTCCTTGAGATGGTGAGGGCCAAAAGGAACATCAGTGTTGGTGCTGACACTACTAGCAAGTATTTTGCTCAGTGGCTATATGAACACTTGGATCAGTTCTGCAATAGTATTTCtgacatcagtagtgagacaaggGATCTTGTAAAGAAGATGATCATAGTTGGGTTATGGTGCATACAAACAGCACAAACTAGCCGGCCTTCGATGAGCAGGGTTGTTGAAATGTTGGAAAGTAGCAGCATAGACTTGGAATTGCCAGTAAGGATCTCTTGA
- the LOC120675426 gene encoding non-specific lipid-transfer protein 2-like gives MKVYALQLLLLVAVLAAPCTTVVCRASAAGPPAKCNPLALRPCAAAVIYGARLSGECCANVREQEPCLCRYSRNPDLRRFINSREGRRIAAVCRVRRLRC, from the coding sequence ATGAAGGTGTACGCGCTCCAGCTCCTGCTCCTCGTGGCGGTGCTCGCCGCCCCCTGCACGACGGTGGTGTGCCGGGCGTCCGCCGCAGGGCCGCCGGCGAAGTGCAACCCGCTGGCTCTGCGCCCGTGCGCCGCGGCGGTCATCTACGGCGCGAGGCTGTCCGGCGAGTGCTGCGCTAATGTCAGGGAGCAGGAGCCGTGCCTGTGCAGGTACAGCAGGAACCCCGACCTGAGGAGGTTCATCAACTCCCGGGAGGGCAGGAGGATCGCGGCAGTTTGCCGTGTCCGGAGGCTCAGGTGCTAG
- the LOC120675373 gene encoding uncharacterized protein LOC120675373, with amino-acid sequence MAQLLGKMPLQFTSKQTAEAMALAACNRALKLSGPGLQVMGVGFTGSLASSRPKLGDHRFYVSTWTHNCLRTSHVNLSKGLRSREEEDKVSSYFLLKAIAGTCRVSATIQQDIQESEIPEESVESFDEDQELQQVINGQICMKVYHFAAPLEKNFSRKVILPGSFNPLHDGHLRLLEVASGMCDDGIPFFEISAINADKPPLSISEIKTRVEQFRKAGKNVIISNQPYFYKKAELFPGSAFIIGADTAARLVNPKYYGGDYNRLLEILLECKSTGTTFLVGGRKIEGVFKVLEDLDIPKELRDMFISIPEETFRMDISSTEIRKSQGL; translated from the exons ATGGCGCAGCTCCTTGGCAAG ATGCCCTTGCAATTCACCAGCAAGCAGACTGCAGAGGCCATGGCTCTGGCTGCGTGCAACCGAGCACTAAAGCTTTCTGGACCAG GTCTGCAAGTTATGGGTGTTGGATTTACTGGGTCACTGGCGAGCTCACGTCCAAAACTCGGTGACCATAG GTTTTATGTGTCAACGTGGACACACAATTGCCTCAGGACATCACATGTTAACTTGTCGAAG GGTTTACGGAgcagagaggaagaagacaagGTTTCAAGCTATTTTTTGCTTAAG GCGATAGCAGGTACCTGCAGAGTATCTGCAACCATTCAGCAAGACATTCAAGAATCTGAAATTCCAGAAGAAAGTGTGGAATCATTTGATGAAGATCAAGAGCTCCAGCAAGTTATAAATGGGCAAATTTGCATGAAAGTCTATCATTTTGCTG CTCCACTGGAAAAGAACTTCAGCAGGAAAGTAATTTTACCTGGTTCATTCAACCCCTTGCATGATGGCCACCTTAGGCTGTTGGAAGTTGCATCAGG CATGTGTGATGATGGGATTCCATTCTTTGAGATATCAGCAATTAATGCCGATAAACCTCCACTATCTATTTCAGAAATTAAGACGCGCGTTGAGCAATTTAGAAAAGCAG GGAAGAATGTGATAATATCTAACCAACCGTACTTCTATAAGAAAGCGGAACTTTTCCCAGGAAGTGCTTTTATAATTGGTGCAGACACTGCAGCTAGGCTTGTTAAT CCTAAGTATTATGGAGGAGATTACAATAGATTGCTGGAGATACTTCTCGAATGTAAAAGCACAGGTACCACTTTTCTTGTTGGTGGCCGAAAGATTGAAGGAGTTTTTAAG GTCCTTGAGGATTTAGACATTCCAAAAGAGTTGAGAGACATGTTCATCTCCATACCAGAGGAAACATTTCGCATGGATATTTCATCTACTGAAATAAGGAAGAGCCAAGGGCTCTGA
- the LOC120674921 gene encoding non-specific lipid-transfer protein 2-like, which translates to MAGMRAPVLLLVAVLAALLAGRAAADFSALAPCDVMQLSPCASAFAGKGSPTAACCGRLKPHGSTCLCRYKDDASLRRLVDTRHKRRVFTACKVPVPSC; encoded by the coding sequence ATGGCCGGGATGAGGGCACCCGTGCTCCTCCTCGTCGCGGTGCtggcggccctcctcgccggccgggcggcggccgaCTTCTCGGCGCTGGCGCCGTGCGACGTGATGCAGCTGAGCCCGTGCGCGAGCGCGTTCGCCGGGAAGGGGTCCCCGACGGCCGCCTGCTGCGGCAGGCTCAAGCCCCACGGGTCCACCTGCCTGTGCCGGTACAAGGACGACGCCAGCCTGAGGCGCCTCGTGGACACCAGGCACAAGCGGAGGGTGTTCACCGCCTGCAAGGTGCCCGTGCCCAGCTGCTAG